The following are encoded in a window of Armatimonas rosea genomic DNA:
- a CDS encoding GDSL-type esterase/lipase family protein encodes MTRSQALACLTLLCGSLVRADEPQKTGWPLTEAERAYVLKPEYERRPGADEKKHLPALWPSTPSAGFWGGTSWLDTHAKLVDYVKANQGPVDVLLVGDSLTQQWGTSWARHFGSYKTVNIGIGGDKTQNVLWRLDHGGVEGLQPRLIVLMIGNNNMFFTPETGVEAAAKGVKACVENLRAKFPKAEVIVAKILPAHAPGNAFYEDIKKTNAALDPLKLESDPKVHVLDLWSDFTSASGTLKPGLFTPDNIHLTPEGYAVYAERLKPLLEKALAGKGRGAKE; translated from the coding sequence ATGACCCGGTCTCAGGCGCTTGCCTGCCTCACGCTGCTCTGCGGCTCCCTGGTGCGCGCCGACGAGCCCCAGAAAACGGGCTGGCCGCTGACCGAGGCGGAGCGCGCCTATGTCCTCAAGCCCGAGTACGAGCGCCGGCCCGGAGCCGACGAGAAAAAGCACCTGCCTGCGCTCTGGCCCTCCACACCGTCGGCGGGGTTCTGGGGCGGGACCAGCTGGCTCGATACCCACGCCAAGCTCGTGGACTATGTGAAGGCCAATCAAGGCCCCGTGGATGTCTTGCTGGTGGGCGATAGCCTCACCCAGCAGTGGGGCACGTCCTGGGCGAGGCACTTCGGGAGCTATAAGACCGTCAATATCGGAATCGGCGGCGACAAGACCCAGAATGTCCTCTGGCGCTTGGACCACGGCGGTGTCGAAGGGCTCCAGCCACGCCTGATCGTGCTGATGATCGGCAACAACAACATGTTCTTCACCCCCGAGACCGGTGTCGAGGCCGCCGCCAAGGGGGTCAAGGCGTGCGTCGAGAACCTGCGCGCAAAGTTCCCCAAGGCCGAGGTAATTGTCGCCAAGATCCTCCCCGCCCACGCGCCCGGCAATGCGTTCTACGAGGACATCAAGAAGACCAATGCTGCGCTCGATCCCCTCAAGCTGGAGAGCGATCCCAAGGTCCACGTGCTAGACCTCTGGAGCGACTTTACCAGCGCCAGCGGCACCCTCAAGCCCGGGCTCTTCACCCCCGACAACATCCACCTCACGCCCGAGGGCTACGCGGTCTACGCCGAGCGCCTGAAGCCGCTGCTGGAGAAGGCCCTCGCAGGAAAAGGGCGCGGGGCTAAGGAATGA